GGTTCAATTACTCCTGCAATAAGGCTTATGGGGAACACGTCTCCTGAAAACAAATCTCAACACCCAGCAAATTGCTTCTCTGAAACAGGGTCCTTTGCAGCAGGGACATAAAAAGACTGAACGATCCTTTCATCATGTGAATTAGCGGGCACGGGGACGTCCATCACCAGAAGATTAGTTTAAAACCGTTTACACGGGAAATAGTTATGGTATTAGCAAATTTCAGTCATTCAAGAGTAGCATCATCGATACTAATATGCTCGGATGTTATCCCAGCTGAAATTAGAACGGTGCTTGACATAGGGCTTCACGAactgacaagtgagtgagtgagtgagtttcgggCTGCTTGTGTCCCGTGATAAGCAGGTACAATGTCAACGAAAACATTTCCAGTAGCGATAGAGATTTGCAAAGACATTCCACAGGGGCAATCAAATATCGCTCAATTCCATCCCCAGCCCATCAGTGTCCTTCCCTGAACGTACATGGACCAAATCCATTTAATGATCTTTCATCAAAGACGTAATTTAAGAaaggttttaacaatattctcgAGTGAAAAAACCCGtcttaataataatgataataacaattataaagttccatgcaatgcatgagagaGTAACTAGTtcgtttgtgtgttacatctcaccagattgcctgaaaagtgtcattaaaaagtccaaatctaatacagctccagggcctgatggcattcgacaccggtattggaaactgtttccctgtgtccaaacaccattacttcactgttttaattctcaggtgatgttcctccgtggttctgcaaaggtagcacaatactccttctcaaaaaaggagacttgactgatcccaaaaacttccgccctatcacatgtctaaatactcaatacaaattattcacagggtgtttgacaaacctcgtgtcatcttactgctgttccaatgagataatttttagagagcagaagggggcgagaaagggatattgggggtgcaaggatcaacttcttgtacagaaaatgattttggaagaggctaaaataTACCACCgtaacctctccatgtgctggatagactacaaaaaggcatttGACTCTGTCCCTctgtctcttcagtgtattgacctccctcaacgactacttcatttactcaagtctttaatgagttgctggtcgactaaACTTGAGATGTGCTCACAAAggcaggtgcagactttggaatctattccaatcagaaggcgaatatttcagggggactccttcagtcctttgctttttgtctgtctctaaatcatttgagttttctgctcaacagggaggaagggtaccatcccggacctcctcagcacagatccccaacagaTCCCCACagatcgagctccttgccaaaggagagaccaatttgaaagggCTGAAATgaggcttcctttttgctgctcagaaCCAGTCACTttccactcgcaatcgccagaatgaagaaaatatcaatatgaaatgtcgtctttgcaatgaatttacagagactgtccaacaccttgtcagttgatgcccttccttggcacaaacagcatatcttaaaagacatgatggcatggcttgctGCTTTTATTATTAGTGTTTCCCCTAGGCATATCTGGCAGGGCgcagcgccctgccctttttattcagcgccctgcccttttcaTTCAGCGCCCTGCCCTTTCGAAGCACCGCATTATCTGCCCTTtgcaaaattattgttttcCGGATTTTAACGAAGgcaggagttacctcccttcccggAAGTTTTTGTTGTGCAATAAAACTACCTATTTAAGTCATGGCGATTTCGGCTTTGCTCATTTTCATTCTGAAACACCATGCCAACCAAAGAAAGAACAAAAAGGAAAAGAGAAGAAGCGGTGAAGGCTGAGGCAAGGAAGTGTCGTCGGCTCTTGGATTTCTTCGCGCCAAACAGGTACGACTCGACAATGACTTCCGCCATTTTGAACCGATAGCGGCAAAATTAGAAAACATATAATACACGTTCACGTGATCTCTTTATAGCTAATTAAACATGCCCATTCTTTGTTTATGATTTTTAACAATCttagatgtaaataatgtacGTTTATGATTTATTTTAGTATTTTAGTGAGAAGAAAAAAATGTGATTGAAACAAAGGGAAGCCATAATGGACATGATCACTTTAGATTGTTTCCGATCttttttcattatcttttcacAGCTTATTTCAAGTATTTAAATTATACCGGGGATTATTATCCTTTCTAATATTATGATTGCGAATAGGTTGTAgtatttattttcacttttatttctCCTTGTGTTCAGACGACCTCACTGTGAAAGATTTCTTTTCGGAagcacatatttttcattttcattttcttgatAAAGGCAAAACCATCTCGTTTGCTATAGTTAATATTAACAACTCGGTTACTGGGTATATCTGTTGAAATGTATATCTGGGTATATCTTTTTGTAAATGTAGGAATTACCGAGGTAATGATTCCAAATGAAAGAAACACGTCTATTTCTGAACGTATCAAGGTTTATTTACTGCACTGCTTTCAtgcaaatttttattttttaaaatatcggTAGAACTGATAAATTaattatatgtgtatatttaattTGAAGATGGCAGATTTTGTGCTTGATAAGATGAACAAAGGCAATTTTTACCTGTCTCCAAGTCTGTCTTTTCAGTCTGTATGTGTTTGGGTTAATTTAGTCATGTCAGTGTAAAAGTGTACGTGTTATAGTTGTTAAAGGAATTCATTGTTAGATTTTGTTTCTTACATGAATGTTTATGAGAAAGATACTATTCTtattttcttaatattcaaatgatattttattattaCTAAATTACAGAATACAATAAATTTTGTCTGGAACTTAAACTGACTTGAATGTGTATTTCAGACCTGATGTGGAAGATTCGGAACTTGTTTGCTATGAGAAGCGTGACCCACTCCCTCATCCAACTCAGAAGAAGAAAGATGCAGGCCACAAGCTTGTTTTCGATACCAAGTGGAAACAAGATCGTCCCTGGCTAAAATACGTTGAGGGTGCAAATGATGAGGGCGAAAGAAGCGGCATGATGTTCTGTTCTTTTTGCACTAAATGGAATATGAAAGGACGAAATGGCTCCATGGTTTGGACACAAGTTGGATGTCAGACTGTAAGACTGGACAAAATTACTCTGCACGAGAACTCTCAAATGCATCAGGAAGCAGTCAAACTTAAAAAAGATGATGTTATGTCCATTCATAACATATTTCATAGTTATTCAGAGCAGGAAACTTCATCACTGGTAGATGCACAgaaagttttgtttttcttgatcAAGTACAATTTGCTACATACAACATTGTTTGGGCCTCTCATAGAGTTGTGTGCTGAACTTGGTGCTCCTAATATAGCCAAACTGAGCCATGGAAAGAATGCCACATACACTGGACATAGTACAGTCCAGGAATTTCTTGAATGTCAGGCTGAGGTAGTGGAAGAGCAAGTCCTGCAGAAGATGAGAGAGAGCAATTCATTTGGCTTGATGCTTGATGAATATACAGATGTTTCAACCAGAAAACACATTGCATTGGTGGGCCGTTATCTGGAAAATGGAGAGTCAAAACTTGCTTTTCTCAAGGATGCTGAAATTCCTAATGGGACTGCAGACACTATTGTGAAGAATGTCAAGGACTATTTGCGTGAGACTGACCTGGACCAGAATAAAATGACCTGTTTTGCAAGTGATGGTCCAGCTGTTATGACAGGCAAAAGGAATGGTGTAGTTGCACAACTGAAGAGAGACAATCCAGCTTTGATTGATGTCCACTGTGTGAATCACAGACTGCAACTGTCTGTTAGTTCAGCTTTCAAATCAGTGACTGAAATCGAGTCTGTGGATGAAATGCTAATGGGACTATTTAAATACTATCATTACAGTACTGTAAGATCCAAGAGCCTTGAACAGATGCAGACACTCATCAGAGAAATGGAAAACACTGCAGATGACACATGTAATGTGACTATCAAAAAGGCTGTGCACACACGTTGGCTGAGTCATGAAAAGGCTGTTCATGCTGTCAGGAGAAGCTATCCTGCTATCCTTGCTGACCTAGAGAATGCAGTTGGTATGGGGAATGACAAGCGGGCTGGTGACAAACAGAGTGTGACTGCTGAAGGTCTTTACAAGCAGATGATGTCCTACCAGAACTTTTATTTCATCTTGCTTCTGTGTGACGTTTGTTCACTCCTATCAGGATTGACAAAGATGTTTGAGAGGAGAGATCTCGACCTTCGTATTGTTGAGCCTCAGATGAGAAGTAGCTTGGCATCTTTGAAAAAGATGAAGGAGAAACCTGGTCCATACCTGAGCCGTGTAGATCAACTTGGAGAGCAGTATAAACTGGAGAAAGTTGGCAGCAGGAGAACAGATGTCTCAAGGTCAAAGACTCTGTTCTTGGATAAACTGATGGAGAATCTGGAGCAAAGACTGAAGGTCACCCCTATCCTGACAAGTTTATCTGCACTTGATCTGAGGAAGGCTGGAGATTCATCATTCCTAACATTCCATGGTGATGCTGAGGTACTGGAAATTAATTCTATCAAactgattttgtaaaatataacaattttgtacttgaaaatgtaaatgtaagagATGGAAACAAGAATTATTCAAAACAGGActtttgtcacattttcacatattcatattattttcaaattttgcaGATTACAGAACTGGCAGAGCACTTTGGTCTGGATGTTGAGAAGACACAGCTTGAGTGGAGCCAGGTCAAGGAATTATTTGCTGAAGAAGTTGACACCTCTTCACCATCCACCATCCTGAAGACTCTGACCAGCCTTAAGCCCCAACTAGGAGACCTCTACCCAAACATTGTGAAGCTCCTGAGCATTCGTGCTACTGTGATCCTTTCAACATCGGAGGTTGAGAGAGTCTTCTCTCACGTGAAACTCATTGTGACAGAACATAGGAACAGGCTGAAAATTGATAACTGCTCCAAGCTACTTATGGTCAGCATGAATGCTAAATCTTCTGCTGACATTGACTTGAGGAAGTGTGTGGCCAAATTCCTGGCAAGAAAAAAGAGGAGACTATGAAGAGTGAACTTGCATCAGAGCATGCCAAACGACCTAAATGATGTCAACCACAAAAATAAATTGCTGTACCCTTAACTGTTGTGCCTTTTCAGTTTGCTGAATGCCCTTTTGAATTTTCAAGTGCCCTTTTGTCTATGAGACTACCCTGCCCTTTCGTAATCCTGGGGGAAACACTAATTAttatgcctgtggctttgactccgaggtccatccatggtacgaccctgaacatgtccagggcgtcctggaaaatgatgcttttaagcttctctggaataggccaatatacagcctgagacgaattccagccaacaaacctgatcttgttatttttgataaagccaatgaaattatttacatcattgaattttctgtcccttttgacagcaatgtgattggcaagattcaggaaaagcatgataaatatgcgtaCCTCgactttgaaatgtctcgcttgcatccgaAGTGCAgagtcgtcaggctccccattgttctcggtgcccttggtttggtacctcctgatctcttggcacagatcttggtttggtacctcctgatctcttggcacagatcaggagagtgcgcgggttctccaccgggagcacagctcttctgacaatctggttaatgcagaaggctgcagtgttggggagccttcatattctctgacaagttcttggtgggttcgactaggcagtgtttcctgggagaagtcccattcgctgtctgggctgcgtgtagagggggcgagggccctgagctgatgatgagcttgaccagcctgactgtgccaggatcacccaaaccaactctgctgcatttctatcttaatctgtaaataataataaagttcTTGGatggttcgactaggcagtgtttcctgggagaagtcccattcgctgtctgggctgcgtgtagagggggcgagggccctgagctgatgatgagctttaccagcctgactctgccaggatcacccgaaccccctctgctgcatttcaatctcaatctgtaaaatataataatagtTCACTTATATTGCGCATGACTCCTAGAATATTTCATGCTCTTAGCGCACAGTCCAGGGGTTCACTGACTTGACTCATCACATAATGCTTGCTTATACAGATATGTGTTGAGTCTGGATCTAAACAGAGAGAAAGTGTCAGTCTTTATGTATTTTGGTAACTGATTCCACTCAGTCGCAGCTGCAAATAAAAAGGATCTCTGTCCATAGGAAGCTGTACATGTTTTGGTAACTGGGATAGTCAGCAAATTTTTGGACTCTGATCTCAAAGATCGAGCCGGGATATATGGCACGATACAGGCACGGAGATAACCGGGAACATCCCCGACAGACATTGGTACACGAAGCACATGGTCTCATAGTTGATCCTTTGTTGTACCGGAAGTCAGTGGAGGGTGCAAAGGATGGGGGTTATGTGATCATACTTCCTGGAGCAAGACACGATCCGTATTTTGAATGCGTTGGAGTTTGTTTATGGCCGACTTTGGAGCGTTGGTGAGCAGTCCATTGTAGTAATCAATTCTTGAGATCACCAGAGAACGTGCCAGGGTAGCCGCAGAAACTTGACTTAGGAATTTACGTATATTGGCAATATTGCGAAGTTGATTTGAGCAGAGTTTTGCAATATATGTGACATGTTTGGACATCGATAGTTCGCTATCTAAGATTACTCCCAAGTCTCTGACTTCAGTGGAGAGTGGAATGAAACATCTCCAAATCTGTAGACCATGTAGATCTTCACCTCCAATATCAGACTATAAAACATGTAATACATTAAAGGGCCAAGATACACCTATACACCAAATAAATTCTGTAATGCTTTACATAAATATGATGGAATAgagaagtagtatagggaatggggagaAAAACCGGTAGAGGGTACACTTTGCTCAGAAGCTTCTGAGTATAGCTAATTCTGCtaccagcatatatattcaacaagacCCTTCGATAAGACCACTTTTCGGCTGCTCCCAATTACTCCCAATTATAGTGTATTCCCAATTAGAGCTATGCGGgtacatagacatagaaatatgccaggaaccaagctctcgcgagaagcatataccgagatccgatcgggtcgtttgtccattcgggaagcgaagaggaagtatcacatatcgcaagctcgatacacacgaatccgaggtggtatagacaagcccacaactcccgatatatccgaagacttggaggccctgctgcagaagtgtcgccccatgttgctttccgaccgagagaaacaaatcctggagcaatCGGGACACACCTTCTACGAACACTACCAGATCCCCAAACAGTTTCTCGAACTCTACTTGCTGTGCTTTCGTCCACTAGTAGAAGCCGGTAAAATAGTTGATTTCGTCTACATCTACCCACCCAACCAATTTCAACCCTCGGCGGGCAAACTCCGAATCATTCTCGCTGATAACTGCTATCCGGgccccaaggacagacacaaccgaTGCACCGACTGCCTAGCCACTCTATCGGAACTGCCTGCTCTCTTAGGACCCGACAACTCTACGTGCAAGTGTGGTGCCACCGACCACTGCGTCGACAGCAAGAAATGCATTCTCTGGGAACAGAAAGCGATAGACTACACACCCCAGGAGCGACTTCCACTCGAGGTTCCAGAAGAGATCGAGGTTGGcagctgttgtgtgaatatagagaacctatacgacaacgcctgccttttctggagcataaaatacgcactcctcatcaacaaattgatggaCTGTTGTACGTGTAAGGAGAAAGAGTCTTGTATCTTATGGCGGTTATCGGAGAAAGCAGAGGTACCACAGGGGCGGGGTAATATTTGGCATACCCCATTACCCGACTATGGTGGACCCAAGCATATGGAAGTAGCACCCCCTCCATGCAGCGAACACAAAAAAGCTGCGAACGTCCCAGAAGGAGTCTACTTATGCAAAAAGTTTGCTGTAGCGGGACACGAAGGGAAGAACCGGCTGTTATTGCTACTCGATCCCCCGACTGGGGAAACGATTCCAGtctatggctacaagatacgagaaacgattcgggctgccgggggaatagaacgcctacggttagtgcgggaaccgtttctatgcaagctcggtaaaatctgctactcacctatatcagaaaagaaagacgatagagaaatcgaattactgcttccagacattggacgagaataggtccggcagctcgcctagtattttggtagatgcagtcgtgggcttacaaaggacgaatacttatctaggctagtttttcgtattccaactgcttttcgtggtaccctactacttttttcccctcaaaaaacaacactc
The nucleotide sequence above comes from Haliotis asinina isolate JCU_RB_2024 chromosome 5, JCU_Hal_asi_v2, whole genome shotgun sequence. Encoded proteins:
- the LOC137283214 gene encoding zinc finger protein 862-like, which encodes MMFCSFCTKWNMKGRNGSMVWTQVGCQTVRLDKITLHENSQMHQEAVKLKKDDVMSIHNIFHSYSEQETSSLVDAQKVLFFLIKYNLLHTTLFGPLIELCAELGAPNIAKLSHGKNATYTGHSTVQEFLECQAEVVEEQVLQKMRESNSFGLMLDEYTDVSTRKHIALVGRYLENGESKLAFLKDAEIPNGTADTIVKNVKDYLRETDLDQNKMTCFASDGPAVMTGKRNGVVAQLKRDNPALIDVHCVNHRLQLSVSSAFKSVTEIESVDEMLMGLFKYYHYSTVRSKSLEQMQTLIREMENTADDTCNVTIKKAVHTRWLSHEKAVHAVRRSYPAILADLENAVGMGNDKRAGDKQSVTAEGLYKQMMSYQNFYFILLLCDVCSLLSGLTKMFERRDLDLRIVEPQMRSSLASLKKMKEKPGPYLSRVDQLGEQYKLEKVGSRRTDVSRSKTLFLDKLMENLEQRLKVTPILTSLSALDLRKAGDSSFLTFHGDAEITELAEHFGLDVEKTQLEWSQVKELFAEEVDTSSPSTILKTLTSLKPQLGDLYPNIVKLLSIRATVILSTSEVERVFSHVKLIVTEHRNRLKIDNCSKLLMVSMNAKSSADIDLRKCVAKFLARKKRRL